The genomic segment attaaaatacctaccataGACACCTAGTTTAATctgtataaatgttaaatataataatactacctatatacatgtaatcatttatatgtaattgggaaattattattgttataatttattattattccctagtaataactatttgattttgaatattgttGTTCAATGGTTAGTATCATTTGTAAatgggtaaattatttaaatcaatattctaAGCCATgaggtacatttatttataaatacatcacAGATAGTCTATTACCtgttattaattcatattaaaNNNNNNNNNNNNNNNNNNNNNNNNNNNNNNNNNNNNNNNNNNNNNNNNNNNNNNNNNNNNNNNNNNNNNNNNNNNNNNNNNNNNNNNNNNNNNNNNNNNNNNNNNNNNNNNNNNNNNNNNNNNNNNNNNNNNNNNNNNNNNNNNNNNNNNNNNNNNNNNNNNNNNNNNNNNNNNNNNNNNNNNNNNNNNNNNNNNNNNNNNNNNNNNNNNNNNNNNNNNNNNNNNNNNNNNNNNNNNNNNNNNNNNNNNNNNNNNNNNNNNNNNNNNNNNNNNNNNNNNNNNNNNNNNNNNNNNNNNNNNNNNNNNNNNNNNNNNNNNNNNNNNNNNNNNNNNNNNNNNNNNNNNNNNNNNNNNNNNNNNNNNNNNNNNNNNNNNNNNNNNNNNNNNNNNNNNNNNNNNNNNNNNNNNNNNNNNNNNNNNNNNNNNNNNNNNNNNNNNNNNNNNNNNNNNNNNNNNNNNNNNNNNNNNNNNNNNNNNNNNNNNNNNNNNNNNNNNNNNNNNNNNNNNNNNNNNNNNNNNNNNNNNNNNNNNNNNNNNNNNNNNNNNNNNNNNNNNNNNNNNNNNNNNNNNNNNNNNNNNNNNNNNNNNNNNNNNNNNNNNNNNNNNNNNNNNNNNNNNNNNNNNNNNNNNNNNNNNNNNNNNNNNNNNNNNNNNNNNNNNNNNNNNNNNNNNNNNNNNNNNNNNNNNNNNNNNNNNNNNNNNNNNNNNNNNNNNNNNNNNNNNNNNNNNNNNNNNNNNNNNNNNNNNNNNNNNNNNNNNNNNNNNNNNNNNNNNNNNNNNNNNNNNNNNNNNNNNNNNNNNNNNNNNNNNNNNNNNNNNNNNNNNNNNNNNNNNNNNNNNNNNNNNNNNNNNNNNNNNNNNNNNNNNNNNNNNNNNNNNNNNNNNNNNNNNNNNNNNNNNNNNNNNNNNNNNNNNNNNNNNNNNNNNNNNNNNNNNNNNNNNNNNNNNNNNNNNNNNNNNNNNNNNNNNNNNNNNNNNNNNNNNNNNNNNNNNNNNNNNNNNNNNNNNNNNNNNNNNNNNNNNNNNNNNNNNNNNNNNNNNNNNNNNNNNNNNNNNNNNNNNNNNNNNNNNNNNNNNNNNNNNNNNNNNNNNNNNNNNNNNNNNNNNNNNNNNNNNNNNNNNNNNNNNNNNNNNNNNNNNNNNNNNNNNNNNNNNNNNNNNNNNNNNNNNNNNNNNNNNNNNNNNNNNNNNNNNNNNNNNNNNNNNNNNNNNNNNNNNNNNNNNNNNNNNNNNNNNNNNNNNNNNNNNNNNNNNNNNNNNNNNNNNNNNNNNNNNNNNNNNNNNNNNNNNNNNNNNNNNNNNNNNNNNNNNNNNNNNNNNNNNNNNNNNNNNNNNNNNNNNNNNNNNNNNNNNNNNNNNNNNNNNNNNNNNNNNNNNNNNNNNNNNNNNNNNNNNNNNNNNNNNNNNNNNNNNNNNNNNNNNNNNNNNNNNNNNNNNNNNNNNNNNNNNNNNNNNNNNNNNNNNNNNNNNNNNNNNNNNNNNNNNNNNNNNNNNNNNNNNNNNNNNNNNNNNNNNNNNNNNNNNNNNNNNNNNNNNNNNNNNNNNNNNNNNNNNNNNNNNNNNNNNNNNNNNNNNNNNNNNNNNNNNNNNNNNNNNNNNNNNNNNNNNNNNNNNNNNNNNNNNNNNNNNNNNNNNNNNNNNNNNNNNNNNNNNNNNNNNNNNNNNNNNNNNNNNNNNNNNNNNNNNNNNNNNNNNNNNNNNNNNNNNNNNNNNNNNNNNNNNNNNNNNNNNNNNNNNNNNNNNNNNNNNNNNNNNNNNNNNNNNNNNNNNNNNNNNNNNNNNNNNNNNNNNNNNNNNNTTACTGTCTTGCCATATGTTTAAGCCAGTAgaagatattatattcaatgttgtATTACTTTGTAAAACTTTACATAGTGTTTATTTGTTGAAttcagtggcgtacattcaaatttgctttgggggggtggggggggggtttaaaaaaataaccaacactaaaaccttctctttaaaagtACCCATTTTCCCAACAATCAAACAcattacacgtataaatattagtaggcaaaataacaaaacaaatacaaagatttacataactcatggcagttaaatactatttaatatgcgcgtagtatgtacataatattatatattatatattattaattatttataataaaaattctaatatcatatttttattggatagTTCAACTAGCACTTCATCAGGAGTAATTGAATCGTTTTTGTTGATCAAGAGCATAGCTAGACCATCAAGTCttccctattaaaattaattacaacattaattcattttccaaCGGCAGAATCAgaggtggataggtagtatttatgtcacagggaaatatttgaaggggcccccaaaccaaacaaaaatttggtcgcttcgcTCGCTTTAGATACTTATTCAATCAAACacctttaactataaataaaatgtttcgtgcGAAACCGTAATTGtggggctggggaaacggcatatgaggaaaatgctttaTTCGGTTGTAAgggatatttgaaaaatgtcgagtaaggtcgtacaaattccgaactaaatatctgcatagaagtttcatataaataagtagttttggaaataagTGGGGGAGGTGGAGAAATGTTTCTATAGCACCCACACAAATTATTGAATAACttcgaaaaaaatgtatacgaattccgtactaaatatcggccaaaaaaaaaattgcgaaaactcaatattttgtTAGGGAAACgtacgaggatatttcggtcttagATTAacgatacaaatttaaaataatatgttaaagatccgtaagcaaattcttgacttgtggtattattatattgttaaaaaatattaaataacagtaataataattaatatacccgaGTTGGCCCCCcaacataaacaataaacatagatGAGGAAAATCTCTTTTTCCCCATAtgcctatccacccctgggcagaatagaacagaatgaacgaaaatttcataatattatgaaaatgtttaacatggtcatttacgatactgctataaaaatagaatctatttCACCGTATATTGTCGTTCACGCGAAATTCAACGGTTATAACGTAATCGGTTTTTTTCTCCGTTGTCCGATCGAGTCGGTCGAGATAGTGACAATATTAAAATGGGCGAGAcacttttcggccgattcacttttcgaccaaaaagttattattaaaaaataattataagcctttatgtagaaaaaattatttttgttagttatttttaaatatagtagtaggttacaaataaataatgataataattacataaNNNNNNNNNNNNNNNNNNNNNNNNNNNNNNNNNNNNNNNNNNNNNNNNNNGTTTAGGATTTagggtataaaatattgtcgcaagtgtaatgaaaaataaatactcgtaatcataatataataattttgattttgttatctTCGTAGATAAACATTATTATCAGTGGAGTTAAAACAAACTACCTATTTTTTCGGGGTCAAAGAGTTAACCCGGAGTCTAACAACTCGGCGTTACCGAACGGTAGTACGGAGTTAACTCTGCGTTCCCGAACGAAGTTAgggaactatttttttatagagttaACTAGAGTTGAGTTTTCGAACGCACCCCTGAATGGtcattaatataacaaataaataaaaataataataataatatatttaaaaaaatgttgacactTCATGTGCTATTGAATGTTTCAAATCGTCACCtttctataaaaatgtaatattttgtcaacaagtttgaaaatttaatacacgatttctaataaatttttcataaatattgttaatacatattcacaaattttttttataagtatttagagTTTAGTAttcttattatactattgtagttAGCAGTAGATAACTGATAAAGTCATAAGTTCAGAATTAAGGATAAgtaattcaaaatatcattGTCTTaagattgtataattaaaatacctactatagacACCTAGTTTAATctgtataaatgttaaatataataatactacctatatacatgtaatcatttatatgtaattgggaaattattattgttataatttattattattccctagtaataactatttgattttgaatattgttGTTCAATGGTTAGTATCATTTGTAAatgggtaaattatttaaatcaatattctaAGCCATgaggtacatttatttataaatacatcacAGATAGTCTATTACCtgttattaattcatattaatactaaaacaggTACAAATTGACATAGAAAGACTactgattgtaaaaaaaaaaaactttgtgaatagcaaaattaatacattaatagagctaccataatactatgtaaataatatttatattatttaaacatggCCCTTGGATCATAAGTCTTTGATAAATCCAAACTGTGTGTGGTGTGCTTCCGTTTGTGTGCCATGAAACTGCAATTAAAGAGAGCGACTTGTCACATAGATCGCAcgattattgtatacaattaatgaccctattatttttttaaatattgaaagtctcacgatatattgtatttatttgtgcaTGACAAAATtaacactttaataataataataagtcaacAAGATTTATCCTATTTTATATGGCTCTTGGATCATTGATCACTGTTCCGATCAGTGTGACGTGTGCGTCCGCTTGTGTACCGTCAAACATGTTGCTAGTTACTTATATGTTGCTAGTTACTGCAGCTACTTACTGAAAACGACTTATCGCATAGATTGCACGCGTACTGTTTTAATCAGTGTGTGTTCGTCGATGTGTCACCAAATTGCTACTTACAGAGAACGCCTTTTCGCACACATCACATGCGTAAGGTTTTTCACCAGTATGTGTGCGTCGATGTGCCGTCAATGTGAAACTTTCActgaacgacttgtcgcatatatcgcatgcgtacggtttttcaccagtgtggGTCCGTCGATGACTCGTTAATGTGCCAATTTTAGCAAAAAACTTGTCACATATATCGCAAgcgtacggtttttcaccagtATGTGTGCGTCGATGTGTCGTCAAATTGCCACTATTACTGAAAGTtttgtcgcatacatcgcaagcgtacggtttttcaccagtgtgaaTTCGCTTGTGAACAATCAAACTGCTATTTACAGAGAATGACTTGTCACATACATCGCACTCGTAcggtttttcgccagtgtgtGTTCGTCGATGTTTTATCAATGTGCCACTTTCACTGAACGACTTGTCACATACATCGCACTCGTAcggtttttcgccagtgtgtGTTCGTCGATGTTTTATCAATGTGCCACTTTCACTGAACGACTTGTCACAGACATCACACTTGTAcggtttttcgccagtgtgtGTTCGTCGATGCGTCGTCAAATAACTACTTTTGCTGAACGACTTGTCACAGACATCACAGGGGTAATGTTTTTTCTCCATTTGTCCGCTGATGTGTTGTCAGTCTGCTTCTATtagtatatgatttatttaacacGTTATTTGTTTATCATACCATTATTTGGTTACCATGCTATTCAGTTCATGATCATTTAGAATTTACTGTCTTTGCCATATGTTTAAGCCagtagatgatattatattcaatgttgtATTACTTTGTAAACTTTACATAgtgtttattttgttgaattcagtggcgtacattcaaattttgCTTTTGGNNNNNNNNNNNNNNNNNNNNNNNNNNNNNNNNNNNNNNNNNNNNNNNNNNNNNNNNNNNNNNNNNNNNNNNNNNNNNNNNNNNNNNNNNNNNNNNNNNNNNNNNNNNNNNNNNNNNNNNNNNNNNNNNNNNNNNNNNNNNNNNNNNNNNNNNNNNNNNNNNNNNNNNNNNNNNNNNNNNNNNNNNNNNNNNNNNNNNNNNNNNNNNNNNNNNNNNNNNNNNNNNNNNNNNNNNNNNNNNNNNNNNNNNNNNNNNNNNNNNNNNNNNNNNNNNNNNNNNNNNNNNNNNNNNNNNNNNNNNNNNNNNNNNNNNNNNNNNNNNNNNNNNNNNNNNNNNNNNNNNNNNNNNNNNNNNNNNNNNNNNNNNNNNNNNNNNNNNNNNNNNNNNNNNNNNNNNNNNNNNNNNNNNNNNNNNNNNNNNNNNNNNNNNNNNNNNNNNNNNNNNNNNNNNNNNNNNNNNNNNNNNNNNNNNNNNNNNNNNNNNNNNNNNNNNNNNNNNNNNNNNNNNNNNNNNNNNNNNNNNNNNNNNNNNNNNNNNNNNNNNNNNNNNNNNNNNNNNNNNNNNNNNNNNNNNNNNNNNNNNNNNNNNNNNNNNNNNNNNNNNNNNNNNNNNNNNNNNNNNNNNNNNNNNNNNNNNNNNNNNNNNNNNNNNNNNNNNNNNNNNNNNNNNNNNNNNNNNNNNNNNNNNNNNNNNNNNNNNNNNNNNNNNNNNNNNNNNNNNNNNNNNNNNNNNNNNNNNNNNNNNNNNNNNNNNNNNNNNNNNNNNNNNNNNNNNNNNNNNNNNNNNNNNNNNNNNNNNNNNNNNNNNNNNNNNNNNNNNNNNNNNNNNNNNNNNNNNNNNNNNNNNNNNNNNNNNNNNNNNNNNNNNNNNNNNNNNNNNNNNNNNNNNNNNNNNNNNNNNNNNNNNNNNNNNNNNNNNNNNNNNNNNNNNNNNNNNNNNNNNNNNNNNNNNNNNNNNNNNNNNNNNNNNNNNNNNNNNNNNNNNNNNNNNNNNNNNNNNNNNNNNNNNNNNNNNNNNNNNNNNNNNNNNNNNNNNNNNNNNNNNNNNNNNNNNNNNNNNNNNNNNNNNNNNNNNNNNNNNNNNNNNNNNNNNNNNNNNNNNNNNNNNNNNNNNNNNNNNNNNNNNNNNNNNNNNNNNNNNNNNNNNNNNNNNNNNNNNNNNNNNNNNNNNNNNNNNNNNNNNNNNNNNNNNNNNNNNNNNNNNNNNNNNNNNNNNNNNNNNNNNNNNNNNNNNNNNNNNNNNNNNNNNNNNNNNNNNNNNNNNNNNNNNNNNNNNNNNNNNNNNNNNNNNNNNNNNNNNNNNNNNNNNNNNNNNNNNNNNNNNNNNNNNNNNNNNNNNNNNNNNNNNNNNNNNNNNNNNNNNNNNNNNNNNNNNNNNNNNNNNNNNNNNNNNNNNNNNNNNNNNNNNNNNNNNNNNNNNNNNNNNNNNNNNNNNNNNNNNNNNNNNNNNNNNNNNNNNNNNNNNNNNNNNNNNNNNNNNNNNNNNNNNNNNNNNNNNNNNNNNNNNNNNNNNNNNNNNNNNNNNNNNNNNNNNNNNNNNNNNNNNNNNNNNNNNNNNNNNNNNNNNNNNNNNNNNNNNNNNNNNNNNNNNNNNNNNNNNNNNNNNNNNNNNNNNNNNNNNNNNNNNNNNNNNNNNNNNNNNNNNNNNNNNNNNNNNNNNNNNNNNNNNNNNNNNNNNNNNNNNNNNNNNNNNNNNNNNNNNNNNNNNNNNNNNNNNNNNNNNNNNNNNNNNNNNNNNNNNNNNNNNNNNNNNNNNNNNNNNNNNNNNNNNNNNNNNNNNNNNNNNNNAACCCCCCCGTTATGTACGCCACTGGTTGaatttaacaaaacatattttatcacacatttaaagtttgatttttgacaacatttttcaaatttcataggTATTTAATGATGTGTTTgttgttcaaaatttataaaactttcaacttttatagctcaggattgaaaattaaaacaaggttccatgttattagtttattctgtaaccaaatactctaaaaataaacataaacacattattttttatagttattttaagttcaaatatggttaaaattagatatttaaatgaagaagaatgattttagttttgtgatATATTATTCGTTTGTACTTGAAAcgtctaaagtatactattgtatataaatataataataattcaacttaacctactattgtattaataataattgtataaatgtaacataaaatatccttagCTGACAAACCTTGTCTGCTCAGAATAGTTTATCGTATATACTGATTttatacagtgtacctatattgtatatatataattaaattcaaatttaatatcatcgtaATTGACTCACTTATAACCGACTGTATCGCAGAGCGACATCAATTTACCctcttttctttttctatacattttgataGTAAACTTGGCAATATAAtgcaaggttcctcataaattgtccatatacaaattataaaatgtcaaaaatacatggtcactttttcataattgttttaagttggtttttttaactaaattcaTAAAGATTTGGttaattaaatgtttcataCTGAAAATTTGAATACCACAAAACAGTGAAAACATTTTTGCTAAGTTTTGTTAAATCAATCTAGCTGTACCTACGGCTGTGCAAACTTTAGCCAATAACTTGACATGAAATTATGTGGTGTTTTTGTCGAAACGATGTCACAATGTGAATTAGTTTAGTTTTCCGATCCTCAGTGAAATCGAGGAGGTTAAGTCAAGTACTTATCCAACAAAGGCGGTGGCGGATGAcaaataagttaatatatatttattttttttaagtaaatgtgacttctgaaaaattcaaaacttcaTAATTTAATGTTCCAATACTGTTTGTATATGTCTACGTGTGTTATACGtaggtgttataatataattgtatttcatgatccgttgttatattattattcacgtgAACACACAATACCTATAAAGCATAAATCATctcgtaaattatattaattcacaCATACATacgcatacatacatacatacatacatacatacatacatacatacatacatacatacatataaagaCCACAAAAGCGTATTTCGCGAGTGAACCGGATACGCGCGGCAacggaataataatatctctACTTAAGTGTAAAACAACACCGGGTCAGCGATACGATCTGAGCGGGTCTGACAGCAGAAAACGTATATATCTTTCTCTGTTTCCCTCACTCAGTCTGTCTCCctctttataaatttatataatatatatattatatattataatatatacataccctGTACGGCTATacctgtacaataataataaaaatcatgtgCCATAAACGCACCGCACGCGTATGGGTCTGTGTGCGGGCGAGCGTTTTCGCGGCGTTGCAAATAAATAGCTGTAGGTACGGGTGTATAATGTGCGTGTGATGCGATCAGAAATGAAATCGAATAATTTATAGATGTTtggagaaaattaattttcgcaaattgattatgataatttatttacacttGTCTGTCCGTGTGGTGGTTGAGGGTCCATCGGCGTTGCGCTGGATAAGACGGAGCAGACGACATGGAACGGGCGGGGGTTTGATTAAACTTGAAATAGGTAGTGTTTAAGTGTTATATTTTACGTGACTTTTTGTTCAatgactaataatttaaatcaaccTGAATCGATTATGTCACAAATTGTATTGTTCATACTGACGAGTGACGACGACGTCGACGTGCAGTGGTTTAATCGTCGAACAGTTTTCAGCGTTACCGCTTAATCCTGAGTACTTACCACCCACTAGTTTTAAATTATCCTTATATGCGAATATGATAGTAATCTGTAGAATAATTCAAAATGGGACTCAAAATAGTATGAatttttggtttaataatatatatatctatatgataAATTAGATTAAAGTGCCTGCATGTTTAGGTACTATACACGTGGCAAGCTTAACAAACTCTAATAtatactgaaaattaaaaatatacttaaaatatttatcttccaaaataaagttaatgactaattataatgacaatatatagtcgtaaaaataatgaaaatatcaaagaaaacaataatagtatggtgaaattccataaaattatattaatttattaggtacattaatattatcCTTATAATATAACCACTGCAGATGGTAATTAGTAACATGTACACATTAACTTTActattctttgttttttttttctttctggCTTATTCAAAACCGTTTTTTAAATGCTAGTGACTTAAGGTCTTGTTTAACTATGTGGATTTAACGTTGGCTAGTGGGTTCTCATTGTCTTGTCTCATTTGGAATCCATATTGTGGCTTTGTGAACAAGTCAAATCACATAAGATATGACTGAAAAAGTAACTGActatttaattagttatgtttaaatatattttattatgttcgaTTGCATCACAAAACATTAagatggtatatataatatgattcgtATCATACcacaaatatagttttaattttataaaatacaatattatgctgaCTGTAAGAATCAAGATGAACACTACATAAATGTCACATACTCATgcgtcaaattataattttagaaatgcCAAAAGTTTAGtcgaaattatttataatttaaatacctatataagaatacttaaaaagtagaaaatgttataattaaatacagaaGAAAAGATCGAAGTAATAATTCATATAGTACCTACTCAAATTTAAGTTAGGTCAGTGGTGGATCCagtgcttataatatttttttgaggagGGGTGGGGCAAAcgtacaaaaaatttaaaactttgcTACAAGATTGGCTAaacacaatgtaaaataaaaggaaaatatgGCGATTGAGAGGAGGGAAAATGCCCTCTTTGCTCAACCCCCCTGAATCCACCACTGATACTTATCTACCTTTAAACTATACGGCACAGACGACCAGCCACCCGGTGAGCGCACGACGGATTCGAACTCGGACCTGTCTAACAACCTGTGTTTGGGGAACCTACACCTAGTCTTGTAGTCTGCTGTTctccattttataaaataagatgtcattgtattgaataacaatttaaaaatattgtttacttatcattttttatttaatctaaaatctaaatataattttataacagttataacttatattattatattgaatgacAAAGCCGAATATTCACTTCTATGACCTGTGCTTGCACAGAATTGCTTTTTTTACCATGGTAATTATGCCATGTCCAAGTGGAAATGTTCTGCTCAGAGAACATCGATTTAACCGTATTACACATCACGCGTAGATTACACAGTCGTTTTCTACAGCTGTTTGCAcctcacacaaaaatatttactgtattcaattttatagtgagattttacaatttttgtccACGAATTCGTGcattacacaaaatatgtatactgtattttaatattacagagAGATTGCACACTCAAAATCGGATTTACCGCTAACTCGAAAATTTTTACGGtaggtatatttacatatacatatcatttttttttatcctatgtAAGCTCttgaattttttcattaaacgttacataaaattgaaataactatttcacgtaaataacacaaattattaaataaacattttttttttctgtcataaattaattctaaattatttttacatattaagttttcttatttttctttcCAACGCTCTTCaacactatatacataattatataataataatgtatatatatatatataatat from the Acyrthosiphon pisum isolate AL4f chromosome X, pea_aphid_22Mar2018_4r6ur, whole genome shotgun sequence genome contains:
- the LOC115033162 gene encoding zinc finger protein 572-like; protein product: MEKKHYPCDVCDKSFSKSSYLTTHRRTHTGEKPYKCDVCDKSFSESGTLIKHRRTHTGEKPYECDVCDKSFSESGTLIKHRRTHTGEKPYECDVCDKSFSVNSSLIVHKRIHTGEKPYACDVCDKTFSNSGNLTTHRRTHTGEKPYACDICDKFFAKIGTLTSHRRTHTGEKPYACDICDKSFSESFTLTAHRRTHTGEKPYACDVCEKAFSVSSNLVTHRRTHTD